The bacterium genome has a segment encoding these proteins:
- a CDS encoding DUF882 domain-containing protein — protein MKAIAAAAVLLIALAADSHAAQTGSRYFNSGDGRLSLATNKGNARFNGIYRNPDGSYDESALRRINQIFLARYEDPSSRISPRLIELIDFIQDRFAPNALVTITSGYRSPRYNTNLRNNGALAAKASLHQYGMAADLWIKGVSSEEVWNFIKDSGFGGAGFYHGKNIHIDVGPARSWDEATSGVGTDISEDNKLIGIVAGRDIYLPGEAISLRFIRMTAFPIGVGRKFVLEEQDRRGQWKENLSFAPTFAQDSGADCPSFSTIAQMSGFEWKLPGDLKPGRYRVRADFCESRYAEMPAWIVTPEFEVRAR, from the coding sequence ATGAAGGCGATCGCAGCAGCCGCAGTCCTATTGATCGCATTGGCCGCAGATTCTCACGCTGCACAAACCGGATCGCGCTATTTCAACAGCGGCGACGGAAGGCTCTCGCTCGCTACGAACAAGGGCAACGCGCGATTCAACGGAATATATCGAAACCCTGACGGAAGCTACGATGAATCCGCCCTCAGGCGCATCAATCAGATATTCCTCGCACGCTACGAAGACCCCTCCTCGCGGATATCGCCGAGGCTGATAGAGCTCATAGACTTCATCCAAGACCGCTTCGCTCCGAACGCTCTCGTCACCATCACCTCCGGCTACCGCAGCCCCCGGTACAACACCAACCTGAGGAACAACGGCGCGCTGGCGGCAAAGGCCAGCCTCCACCAGTACGGCATGGCGGCGGACCTCTGGATAAAGGGGGTATCCTCTGAGGAGGTCTGGAATTTCATCAAGGATTCGGGTTTCGGAGGCGCCGGCTTCTACCACGGGAAGAACATACACATCGACGTGGGGCCTGCGCGCTCATGGGACGAAGCCACCTCCGGCGTGGGGACCGACATATCCGAGGACAACAAGCTCATAGGGATCGTCGCCGGCAGGGACATCTACCTGCCGGGCGAGGCGATCTCGCTGCGATTCATAAGGATGACCGCCTTCCCCATAGGCGTGGGGCGAAAGTTCGTGCTCGAGGAACAGGACAGGAGAGGGCAATGGAAGGAGAACCTCTCCTTCGCTCCGACATTCGCCCAGGATTCAGGCGCGGACTGCCCTTCGTTCAGCACGATAGCACAGATGTCCGGATTTGAATGGAAGCTGCCAGGCGATCTCAAACCGGGCAGATACCGCGTGCGCGCCGACTTCTGCGAGAGCCGGTACGCGGAGATGCCTGCCTGGATCGTAACACCTGAGTTCGAGGTGAGGGCAAGATGA
- a CDS encoding DMT family transporter codes for MNRCRTIVCGIFWMVFAQLLFATTWAVIKFLGKSIPIMEIVFFRGLASVVIIISYMKLRGLSLKGHNYSALFLRALFGFVAMSLSFYSMTRMHIGDAATLFNTLPIFVALLAPPFLGEDFSLGKLAFVLVAFVGIGLILKPDSSVFEGAAAFALMAGFLGALAMLCVRKMATSDSALIITLYFTGFTALCSAPFAFSRFKAPTAEEWGWIAFIGVALTIAQIMMAHAYKLGHASTIAPFSYASVIASYLLGLLLFSEIPDLWSALGAALVIGSGIVMMFFPPTTEDREEMRSAKVT; via the coding sequence ATGAATCGCTGCCGCACCATAGTATGCGGTATCTTCTGGATGGTCTTCGCCCAGCTGCTCTTCGCTACCACATGGGCTGTGATCAAGTTCCTGGGCAAGTCCATCCCAATAATGGAGATCGTCTTCTTCAGGGGGCTGGCCTCCGTCGTCATCATAATATCCTACATGAAGCTAAGGGGATTGAGCCTCAAGGGACACAACTACAGCGCCCTCTTTCTCCGCGCCCTGTTCGGCTTCGTGGCCATGTCGCTCTCGTTCTATTCCATGACCAGGATGCATATCGGCGACGCAGCCACCCTGTTCAACACCCTGCCGATATTCGTGGCCCTTCTCGCGCCTCCTTTTTTGGGCGAGGACTTCTCGCTCGGCAAACTAGCCTTTGTCCTCGTGGCTTTCGTAGGCATAGGCCTCATACTCAAGCCCGACTCCTCGGTCTTCGAGGGCGCCGCAGCATTCGCGCTCATGGCTGGATTTCTGGGGGCGCTGGCGATGCTCTGCGTGCGGAAGATGGCGACCTCTGACTCCGCCCTGATCATAACGCTCTACTTCACCGGGTTCACAGCGCTCTGCTCCGCCCCCTTCGCCTTCAGCCGCTTCAAGGCGCCCACAGCCGAGGAGTGGGGATGGATCGCCTTCATAGGGGTGGCTCTCACGATCGCGCAGATAATGATGGCCCACGCATACAAGCTCGGGCATGCGTCTACCATAGCGCCCTTCAGCTACGCCTCGGTGATCGCATCCTATTTGCTCGGCCTCTTACTCTTCAGCGAAATCCCTGACCTCTGGTCCGCTCTCGGCGCCGCCCTGGTCATAGGCAGCGGAATAGTGATGATGTTCTTCCCGCCCACCACTGAAGATCGCGAGGAGATGCGTTCGGCCAAGGTCACATAG
- a CDS encoding outer membrane beta-barrel protein: protein MKKNISATLIAALLALIPATAGAENYVTGGFEAFGHVVTGIGFEKFSNNPVTEWTNDGTFPGVIGSYIPNVAAGTLPSPGQDNFMFYVDDAELDIVKTFGKNIGIRADLEFGRLSSGSFFDFNMQQAYLTANIPMGNGLEFTIGRFWGPAGFEGNDAFDNEIISWSILTRANLYPYMYTGIKARYEFNDNLALSLVVSNDNVSDTTATMDDVPSFTAHLRINWGEEDHENTVGITPFFGPESGDNTHFSYGMDVDWYVYLTESLSIGGEGLFRRDNGFGGPNSEYAAGIFEIYYDLTEAVYGVIRYSYCRQFDVSNGVLNLTGDKQQIHEASLGGGWWFADNAGLKAEARFDYIAPDDNANQWNVGASLAFMYGF from the coding sequence ATGAAAAAAAATATTTCAGCCACCCTCATCGCAGCGCTCCTGGCGCTCATCCCTGCGACAGCCGGCGCTGAGAATTACGTGACCGGAGGTTTCGAGGCGTTCGGCCACGTGGTGACCGGAATCGGCTTTGAGAAATTCAGCAACAACCCTGTCACCGAGTGGACCAACGACGGCACCTTTCCGGGCGTGATCGGATCGTACATACCGAACGTGGCGGCCGGGACCCTGCCCTCACCGGGCCAGGACAATTTCATGTTCTACGTCGACGATGCGGAGCTGGACATAGTCAAGACGTTCGGAAAAAATATCGGGATCAGGGCAGACCTGGAGTTCGGAAGGCTGTCATCGGGATCTTTCTTCGATTTCAACATGCAGCAGGCCTATCTCACCGCCAACATACCGATGGGCAACGGTTTGGAGTTCACAATCGGCAGGTTCTGGGGGCCCGCCGGTTTTGAGGGCAACGACGCCTTTGACAACGAGATCATATCCTGGAGCATACTCACCAGGGCAAATCTTTATCCATACATGTACACCGGCATAAAGGCCCGCTACGAGTTCAACGACAACCTCGCACTCTCATTGGTCGTATCCAACGACAACGTGAGCGACACCACTGCAACCATGGACGACGTGCCGTCGTTCACCGCGCACCTGCGCATCAACTGGGGCGAGGAGGACCACGAGAACACGGTAGGCATCACTCCCTTCTTCGGTCCGGAGAGCGGGGACAACACCCATTTCTCGTACGGGATGGACGTGGACTGGTACGTATATCTCACCGAATCCCTGAGCATCGGCGGCGAAGGCCTCTTCCGCAGGGACAACGGGTTCGGCGGGCCCAACTCGGAATATGCGGCCGGAATTTTCGAGATCTACTACGACCTCACGGAGGCGGTCTACGGCGTGATACGTTACTCGTATTGCAGGCAATTCGACGTGTCCAACGGCGTGCTGAACCTCACCGGCGACAAGCAGCAGATCCACGAGGCGAGTCTGGGCGGAGGCTGGTGGTTCGCGGACAACGCGGGACTAAAGGCCGAGGCGCGTTTCGACTACATCGCCCCTGACGACAACGCGAATCAGTGGAACGTGGGCGCCTCGCTGGCGTTCATGTACGGATTTTGA
- a CDS encoding DUF933 domain-containing protein translates to MEIGIIGLAQSGKSTLFQVMTGVKSSEIFGEPCIRGVAAVPDQRFDRLVEIFSPAKVSPARVPFIDVNAAGESTWDSIRQSLTTADAFVHVIDAFTASDVSEVTARYRKLADELAFSDLVIVENRLERLKRIPKQSHGFEETVHAAVLPRAKEHLEAGKPLRAMAMSDDERHMLRGFAFWTLRPELVVVNVRDDNLSFAEAFANEGAAASPVIGINCMLEGEIAELPPHERQSFLEPMGIAEPAFERIIRAAFELLGRIRYFTVGEDEVKAWLIPQGSSAPRAAAAIHKDFERGFIKAEVVSYDDFIACGGTLAGAKAAGKQRLEGKDYIVKDGDIISFRFNV, encoded by the coding sequence ATGGAGATAGGAATCATAGGTCTCGCGCAGTCAGGCAAGAGCACGCTCTTTCAGGTAATGACCGGCGTGAAGAGCAGCGAGATATTCGGCGAGCCGTGCATAAGGGGCGTGGCTGCGGTGCCTGATCAACGCTTCGACAGGCTCGTGGAAATCTTTTCCCCTGCCAAGGTGTCGCCCGCCCGGGTTCCCTTCATCGACGTCAACGCGGCCGGCGAGAGCACGTGGGACTCCATCAGGCAGAGCCTTACGACGGCCGACGCGTTCGTGCACGTGATCGACGCCTTCACAGCCTCGGACGTCTCTGAGGTTACGGCCCGCTACAGGAAGCTGGCCGACGAGCTGGCCTTCTCCGATCTCGTGATCGTGGAGAACAGGCTGGAGCGGCTCAAGAGGATCCCCAAACAGTCGCATGGGTTCGAGGAGACTGTGCACGCGGCGGTGCTGCCCCGGGCGAAGGAGCACCTTGAGGCCGGCAAGCCCCTGCGGGCGATGGCGATGTCCGACGACGAAAGGCACATGCTCCGCGGCTTCGCATTCTGGACGTTGAGGCCGGAGCTAGTGGTCGTGAACGTGCGCGACGACAACCTGTCGTTCGCCGAGGCGTTCGCAAATGAGGGGGCGGCCGCATCCCCTGTGATAGGCATCAACTGCATGCTGGAGGGCGAGATAGCGGAGCTTCCGCCTCACGAGCGCCAGTCTTTCCTCGAGCCGATGGGGATCGCAGAGCCCGCGTTCGAGCGCATCATACGCGCCGCATTCGAACTCCTGGGCCGCATACGCTACTTCACGGTCGGAGAGGACGAGGTGAAGGCGTGGCTCATTCCGCAGGGATCGAGCGCACCGAGGGCGGCCGCCGCAATACACAAGGACTTCGAACGCGGTTTCATCAAGGCGGAGGTGGTCTCCTACGACGACTTCATCGCATGCGGCGGGACCCTTGCCGGGGCCAAGGCAGCGGGCAAGCAGAGGCTTGAGGGAAAGGATTATATCGTGAAGGATGGGGACATCATCTCATTCCGCTTTAACGTCTAG
- a CDS encoding sigma-70 family RNA polymerase sigma factor, giving the protein MPPSSSGCQTRFVELDKGTIEEVRPALDRQVMRFVDEHSPIDHAALASQGFVSPSQAISLADAAYVRGVLSFEPSKALIASALAFVEGGATIIPGIYSTYGTRGLARYRYTFSPAEELRIQAEIDRMRVDAKPFGLVKLLHMAHSTQIRVLEMIAQANELPHPRLLGQENFRATLPGWRAQCQGIYKSYRELWQSEGAQGGIIDFMLDRLGVPSLDELPFSDQAKMLRLRYQRINWERVGPSLKGYFLTRLAEEAGVVHPRFLTSDHFKEFTIEELDSTLIGLYQLYARRTDDPGKAVEAILNDAGVARIEELPWDLQLKGLKQRDNITWEVVPKSVQLKLLEIARGLMPEQNGLKCPHPRALNSVPLKVIVIEEIGVALGGLHEHCRRKAPEGYPGTTIDYMLDELGVEKFADLPYEQQCLCLRYDRTRPWTMVPAATIMRFMERIKEINGLPHVRFIGRNEIWGTRIPEIDQMLSGLYNHHALKRAEADTRQIVDIMLDDCGAPKFTEMPFGLQLRWTKPSGGKLASWRRVPDQVVSHYLMGLMGAAGVRNSDGLLQRHFQLKVGGKGSAMLGLYTYLNDRWVEAGDGRRMIDWAAEKYGLNIYSAIEAKRWEGGGRLAQDEKTLLVQLAKTGDRRALDQLTFFYTPLITRIAYKMHARFGKVHLTIDELIQIGRIELQILINLHNWTASFDTYVNSSLPWRMGHALLRESKIMRRNVSMSAPLHGEEDFTYEDVLASPEEARPENILLVDDKKERLNRAIEESGLTRQEKFVLRHHFIEGFSQTEAAEELGVGQARVSKIAASALKKLANGPHASALREML; this is encoded by the coding sequence ATGCCTCCATCTTCGTCGGGCTGTCAGACTCGATTCGTGGAGCTTGATAAAGGTACAATCGAGGAAGTGAGGCCTGCGCTCGATCGCCAGGTGATGCGTTTTGTTGATGAGCACAGTCCGATCGATCACGCGGCGCTTGCGAGTCAGGGTTTTGTCAGCCCGTCGCAGGCGATCAGCCTCGCCGATGCCGCTTACGTTCGAGGGGTTCTTTCCTTCGAGCCGTCAAAGGCGCTGATCGCGTCTGCCCTCGCTTTCGTAGAGGGTGGGGCCACGATTATCCCTGGCATCTATTCCACGTATGGAACCCGCGGCCTAGCGCGCTATCGCTACACATTTTCTCCTGCAGAGGAGCTGCGCATCCAAGCGGAGATCGATCGCATGAGGGTCGATGCCAAGCCGTTCGGCCTTGTGAAATTGCTGCACATGGCGCACAGCACGCAGATCAGGGTTCTCGAAATGATCGCGCAGGCAAACGAACTCCCCCATCCCCGCCTGCTGGGCCAGGAAAACTTCAGGGCCACTCTGCCCGGATGGAGGGCTCAGTGCCAGGGAATCTACAAGAGTTATCGCGAGCTGTGGCAGAGCGAGGGCGCTCAGGGCGGGATCATCGATTTCATGCTCGACCGCCTCGGAGTACCATCGCTGGACGAGCTGCCGTTCTCAGACCAGGCGAAGATGCTGAGGCTCCGCTACCAGAGGATCAACTGGGAGCGCGTGGGCCCATCCCTCAAGGGCTATTTCCTCACCCGCTTGGCGGAGGAAGCCGGAGTAGTACACCCGCGCTTTTTGACCAGCGACCACTTCAAGGAGTTCACGATAGAAGAGCTGGACTCCACGCTGATCGGCCTGTATCAGCTCTACGCAAGGCGCACGGACGATCCTGGCAAGGCGGTAGAGGCGATATTGAACGACGCGGGCGTTGCGCGCATCGAGGAACTGCCCTGGGACTTGCAGCTCAAGGGTCTCAAACAGCGCGACAACATAACATGGGAAGTGGTGCCTAAGTCGGTGCAGCTCAAGCTCCTCGAAATCGCAAGGGGGCTGATGCCCGAGCAGAACGGCTTGAAGTGCCCCCACCCACGGGCGCTGAACTCCGTTCCGCTGAAGGTGATCGTGATCGAGGAGATCGGCGTGGCGCTGGGCGGCCTGCATGAGCACTGCCGGCGAAAGGCGCCGGAAGGCTATCCCGGGACGACAATCGACTACATGCTCGATGAGCTCGGCGTGGAGAAATTCGCGGACCTCCCCTATGAACAGCAGTGCCTCTGCCTGAGATACGACAGGACGCGGCCGTGGACGATGGTCCCGGCCGCGACGATCATGCGCTTCATGGAGAGGATCAAGGAGATCAACGGCCTGCCCCACGTGCGATTCATCGGCCGCAACGAGATCTGGGGAACGAGGATCCCGGAGATCGACCAGATGCTGAGCGGGCTTTACAATCATCACGCCCTCAAGAGGGCGGAGGCGGATACGCGGCAGATAGTCGATATCATGCTCGATGATTGCGGAGCGCCGAAATTTACGGAGATGCCTTTCGGCCTGCAGCTGCGCTGGACAAAGCCCTCCGGCGGCAAGCTCGCCAGCTGGCGGCGCGTCCCCGATCAGGTGGTCAGCCACTACCTCATGGGTCTGATGGGTGCGGCCGGCGTGAGAAATTCAGACGGCCTCCTGCAGCGACATTTTCAGCTGAAGGTGGGCGGCAAGGGATCGGCGATGCTCGGCCTCTACACCTACCTCAACGACCGCTGGGTGGAGGCGGGAGATGGCCGGCGGATGATCGACTGGGCTGCCGAGAAATACGGGCTGAATATATATTCGGCCATCGAGGCTAAGCGATGGGAGGGTGGCGGGCGCCTGGCGCAGGATGAAAAGACGCTGCTTGTGCAGCTGGCGAAGACCGGCGACAGGAGGGCGCTCGACCAGCTCACCTTCTTCTACACGCCGCTCATAACCCGCATCGCTTATAAGATGCATGCTCGCTTCGGCAAAGTCCATTTGACTATAGACGAGCTGATTCAGATCGGAAGGATCGAACTTCAAATTTTAATCAATCTTCATAATTGGACTGCAAGTTTTGATACGTATGTAAACAGTTCGCTCCCGTGGAGGATGGGCCACGCGCTGCTCAGGGAAAGCAAGATCATGCGCAGAAACGTTTCCATGTCAGCGCCGCTCCATGGAGAGGAAGATTTCACATACGAGGACGTCCTTGCAAGCCCTGAGGAGGCGCGTCCTGAGAACATACTCCTCGTCGACGACAAGAAAGAAAGGCTCAACCGGGCGATAGAAGAATCCGGCTTGACCAGACAGGAGAAATTTGTCCTGCGTCATCACTTCATAGAGGGCTTCAGTCAGACAGAGGCTGCGGAGGAACTCGGCGTGGGCCAAGCAAGAGTCAGTAAGATTGCAGCTTCTGCCCTCAAGAAGCTCGCAAACGGCCCGCATGCCTCGGCCCTGCGGGAGATGCTGTAA
- a CDS encoding ORF6N domain-containing protein yields the protein MFQLTKQELTNLKSQFVTFNPWWLRRAAPYAFIEQGVARFRIVFAAIKSLLMPEAKARKKVGFLLTPSGK from the coding sequence ATGTTTCAGCTTACAAAACAAGAACTTACAAATCTAAAGTCACAATTTGTGACTTTTAATCCGTGGTGGCTCAGGCGCGCTGCACCCTATGCCTTCATCGAGCAAGGGGTTGCGCGATTCAGGATCGTCTTCGCTGCGATCAAGTCGCTACTCATGCCCGAGGCAAAGGCGCGAAAGAAAGTTGGCTTCCTGCTCACACCTTCAGGGAAATAA
- a CDS encoding peptidase, whose amino-acid sequence MKARKTIIFLILAAAVAGPGQASIKSEGDMAVKGQLAKFAPAKIEVDKGLLDSRQRALVGELVNASRYMDEIFLRQVYSKNPKIREKLASERSSAPDTYEYFEINFGPFDRLTHDKPFVEGVGKKPAGANLYPEDMTKAEFQRWIEKNPSDREAFESNFTAIRRKGKFLAAIPYSEEYREWLVPAAESLKKAAKLASNSSLKRYLSNRAEAFLSNDYFQSDVDWVRMKGHDIEVAIGPYEVYEDNLMGYKAAFESFVTRVDPKESARLAKVVDYLAELEANLPIPEEHKGRGRSLTSPIVVAQLIFSAGDTKSGVQTLAFNLPNDERVRKQEGSKKVMLKNVQRAKFEKILAPIAARVMSKDDARGVDFEAFFAHTLLHEVSHGVGPGEIKKGDSDTTVNKELSDLYSLIEECKADTLGVYNAIYLTGKGLYPKNFLDSVWPTYLAGLFRSMRFGISEAHGGANAMQFNYLMSKAAIAYDKKTGLFSIDRAKIGPAIRDLARDLLMIEATGDYAGAKKFVERWKKMGPEIKSAIAKLSDVPVDIRPVYAYK is encoded by the coding sequence ATGAAGGCTCGAAAGACAATAATATTTCTGATCCTGGCCGCGGCCGTGGCAGGGCCTGGCCAGGCGTCCATAAAATCGGAGGGGGATATGGCTGTGAAGGGTCAGCTTGCGAAATTCGCGCCGGCCAAGATAGAGGTCGACAAGGGGCTGCTGGACTCAAGGCAGAGGGCCCTGGTGGGTGAGCTCGTGAATGCCTCGCGCTACATGGACGAGATATTCTTGAGGCAGGTGTATTCTAAAAATCCGAAGATCCGCGAGAAACTCGCTTCAGAGAGAAGCTCTGCGCCGGACACGTACGAATACTTCGAGATCAACTTCGGGCCGTTCGACAGGCTCACTCACGACAAGCCCTTTGTGGAGGGCGTTGGCAAAAAACCGGCGGGCGCGAACTTGTATCCCGAGGACATGACAAAGGCGGAGTTTCAGCGCTGGATCGAGAAAAATCCCTCTGACCGCGAAGCGTTTGAGAGCAACTTCACTGCCATCAGGCGCAAGGGAAAGTTCCTCGCCGCGATCCCTTATTCCGAGGAGTATCGGGAATGGCTCGTGCCTGCTGCCGAGAGTCTCAAGAAAGCGGCGAAGCTTGCCTCGAACAGCTCTCTCAAACGCTATCTCTCAAACCGCGCGGAGGCATTTCTCTCCAACGATTATTTCCAGAGCGACGTGGACTGGGTGCGCATGAAAGGGCATGACATCGAGGTGGCGATCGGACCCTATGAAGTCTATGAGGACAACCTCATGGGATACAAGGCCGCGTTCGAGTCCTTTGTCACGCGCGTGGATCCGAAGGAGAGTGCCAGGCTCGCCAAGGTCGTGGATTATCTGGCCGAGCTGGAGGCCAATCTCCCGATCCCCGAGGAGCACAAGGGCAGGGGCCGGAGCCTCACCTCGCCCATAGTCGTGGCGCAGCTCATTTTTTCTGCCGGCGACACCAAGTCGGGCGTGCAGACGCTGGCCTTCAACCTGCCCAACGACGAGCGCGTGAGAAAACAGGAGGGCTCCAAGAAGGTGATGCTCAAGAACGTGCAGCGCGCCAAGTTCGAGAAGATACTTGCGCCGATCGCAGCGCGCGTGATGTCCAAAGATGATGCGAGGGGCGTGGACTTCGAGGCCTTCTTCGCGCACACGCTTCTGCACGAGGTATCGCACGGCGTCGGCCCCGGAGAGATAAAAAAAGGCGACTCTGACACTACGGTGAATAAGGAACTCAGCGACCTCTACTCGCTCATCGAGGAGTGCAAGGCAGACACGCTCGGCGTGTACAATGCGATCTATCTCACGGGCAAGGGGCTCTATCCGAAGAACTTTCTGGATTCGGTGTGGCCCACGTATCTTGCCGGACTCTTTCGCTCCATGCGCTTTGGGATCAGCGAGGCGCACGGCGGCGCCAACGCCATGCAGTTCAACTATCTCATGTCAAAGGCTGCGATCGCATACGACAAAAAGACCGGACTCTTTTCCATCGACCGCGCAAAGATCGGACCCGCGATCCGCGACCTTGCCCGCGATCTTCTCATGATCGAGGCGACCGGCGATTACGCGGGGGCGAAGAAGTTCGTGGAGAGATGGAAGAAGATGGGCCCTGAGATCAAGTCCGCAATCGCAAAACTCTCGGATGTGCCAGTCGATATAAGGCCAGTGTACGCGTACAAATAA
- a CDS encoding OmpA family protein: MRIRHLSQTLTLAAIAVIVIAGCSARCKDCGKTVKVTTLDGVLFDFNKALIKPEGKKVLDQDVALIKQSKSLDISIEGHCDIVGSDSYNQQLSEKRARVVYDYFLKNGIDAKRMRTVGYGRTKPIVPNDSAANRAKNRRVEIHIIKARP, encoded by the coding sequence ATGAGGATACGCCATCTGTCTCAAACGCTCACCCTGGCGGCGATCGCCGTGATCGTCATCGCCGGCTGCTCGGCCCGCTGCAAGGACTGCGGCAAGACCGTGAAGGTCACGACGCTCGACGGCGTGCTCTTCGACTTCAACAAGGCCCTGATAAAGCCGGAGGGCAAGAAGGTCCTGGACCAGGACGTTGCGCTCATCAAGCAGAGCAAGTCGCTGGACATCTCGATAGAGGGCCACTGCGATATAGTCGGCTCGGACAGCTATAATCAGCAGCTCTCCGAGAAGCGCGCGCGCGTGGTGTACGACTATTTTCTCAAGAACGGGATCGACGCGAAACGCATGAGGACCGTCGGCTACGGGAGAACGAAGCCCATCGTGCCCAACGACAGCGCGGCAAACCGCGCCAAGAACCGCCGCGTGGAGATACATATAATAAAGGCAAGGCCGTAA
- a CDS encoding carboxypeptidase M32 yields the protein MRETSAIGSAAGLVGWDQETMMPPKAAGSRAEQSAALAGVIHEKIVDPAIGRALKSLSKNPKDMSEAEKVCVREWLRDYMRAVKVPTELVQEIARVTTLAHEAWIRARKTSDFKVFAPWLEKIMRLTRKEAEHIGYEEHPYDALLDHYEPGMTVRQLDPVIAALQRGLAPIAKRLIGSKERPDTSLLRRRYPEADQEAICREVIKLMGLDMDAARLDRSAHPFCCGIAPTDVRITTRFDERWLPQALYGVIHESGHALYEQGLPEKSFGTPLAEGVSHGIHESQSRLWENLIGRGLPFVRLIHPMLKKRFPSQLSGVSARDLYRALGRVKSTPIRVEADEVTYNLHIALRYKLEKGLLVGKIKVRDLPGLWNEGMKELLGIKPRNDAEGVLQDTHWSQGLIGYFPTYLIGNLAAAQLWAAIRREVPCAEAMIARGKLSPVLEWLRTRIHRHGRRFSPAALIERATGESLNQRHFLDYIKTKYGGIYGIGEWTQAR from the coding sequence ATGAGGGAGACCTCGGCGATCGGCTCGGCGGCGGGCCTCGTGGGCTGGGACCAGGAGACCATGATGCCGCCCAAGGCCGCGGGCTCACGGGCCGAGCAGTCGGCCGCGCTCGCAGGCGTGATACACGAGAAAATCGTGGATCCTGCGATCGGCAGGGCGCTCAAGTCGCTCTCGAAGAATCCCAAAGACATGTCGGAGGCGGAGAAGGTCTGCGTTCGCGAGTGGCTGCGCGACTACATGCGCGCGGTCAAGGTGCCGACCGAGCTCGTCCAGGAGATCGCCAGGGTGACCACGCTGGCGCACGAGGCATGGATACGGGCGCGCAAGACCTCTGATTTCAAGGTCTTCGCGCCGTGGCTCGAGAAGATCATGAGGCTCACACGCAAAGAGGCGGAGCACATCGGCTACGAGGAACATCCGTACGACGCCCTGCTCGATCATTACGAACCCGGCATGACGGTGAGACAGCTCGACCCGGTGATCGCAGCGCTCCAAAGGGGGCTGGCCCCGATAGCGAAGAGGCTGATCGGCTCCAAGGAGCGACCGGACACCTCTCTCCTCAGACGGCGCTACCCGGAGGCCGACCAGGAGGCGATCTGTCGAGAGGTGATCAAACTCATGGGCCTCGATATGGACGCGGCGAGGCTCGACCGCTCGGCGCACCCGTTCTGCTGCGGCATCGCGCCCACCGACGTGCGCATCACCACGCGCTTCGACGAGCGCTGGCTCCCCCAGGCGCTCTACGGCGTGATACACGAGTCAGGGCACGCGCTATACGAGCAGGGGCTGCCCGAGAAGAGCTTCGGCACTCCGCTGGCCGAGGGCGTATCCCACGGCATCCACGAATCCCAGTCCAGACTATGGGAGAACCTGATAGGCCGCGGGCTCCCATTCGTCCGGCTCATCCACCCCATGCTCAAGAAGCGTTTCCCTTCGCAGCTCTCCGGCGTATCCGCAAGGGATCTCTACAGGGCGCTCGGCCGAGTGAAGTCCACGCCCATCAGGGTCGAGGCGGATGAGGTGACCTACAACCTCCACATCGCGCTGCGCTACAAGCTGGAGAAGGGTCTGCTGGTCGGAAAGATCAAAGTCCGCGACCTCCCCGGCCTCTGGAACGAGGGGATGAAGGAGCTCCTCGGCATCAAGCCTCGAAACGACGCGGAGGGCGTGCTGCAGGACACGCACTGGTCGCAGGGACTCATCGGCTACTTCCCCACCTACCTCATAGGCAACCTTGCCGCGGCCCAGCTGTGGGCCGCTATCAGGCGCGAGGTCCCCTGCGCGGAGGCCATGATCGCACGCGGCAAGCTCTCGCCCGTGCTGGAATGGCTGAGGACGCGCATCCATCGCCACGGGAGGCGCTTCTCCCCGGCCGCCCTGATAGAGCGCGCCACCGGAGAGTCTCTCAACCAGAGACACTTCCTGGACTACATAAAGACCAAGTACGGCGGCATATACGGCATAGGGGAATGGACCCAAGCTAGGTGA